From a region of the Nitrospira sp. genome:
- a CDS encoding MATE family efflux transporter — protein MAKSVTQIRRSVMVLAFPVTVSSLLQRAEGIVAVFLVGGLGATSIAAVGLGQLLAFVATTLISGISVGTNVIVAQLWGARRRQDAGEAARHFLWLSFGVSLVLAGLGMAGNGFVMQQLGAEPAVIELALPYSTLIFLVIPCTVLIQVLSSILQGTGDTRTPMFAMIGVNILHVIVAYPLIYGRWGIPSLGLKGAAIAVGLAEATGTLYLLLRCRPILKSSSTLRLDLIRSIWNVGASVSGERIVQQAGIFIYTKLVLLYGTVAYAAHQVGLSIESLSFLPGYGLAIAAATMVGQSIGAGKYARAKLENWEANRIAIVLMACMGIIFFFFPYALLRAFTTDEAVIELGTMFLKIVALLQVPLALTMVLAGSLRGAGDTRFIMGATVIGMWGVRVPLALIAALWMRQSVLYIWVAMIADWTVRMGLLLWRYRSERWRKIQVIR, from the coding sequence ATGGCCAAAAGTGTCACCCAGATCCGACGATCCGTAATGGTCCTGGCATTCCCCGTCACCGTCAGCAGTCTCCTACAACGGGCCGAAGGCATTGTAGCAGTATTCTTGGTCGGCGGTCTTGGCGCAACTTCGATCGCAGCGGTTGGGTTAGGCCAGCTTCTTGCGTTTGTCGCGACGACCCTGATCTCCGGAATTTCGGTCGGCACGAATGTCATCGTCGCGCAGCTGTGGGGAGCCAGACGCCGGCAGGATGCGGGAGAGGCTGCGCGGCATTTTCTCTGGCTTTCGTTTGGCGTGTCGCTGGTTCTGGCGGGCCTTGGGATGGCCGGCAACGGATTCGTGATGCAACAACTGGGTGCGGAGCCGGCCGTCATCGAGCTGGCCCTCCCCTATTCCACACTCATCTTTCTTGTGATCCCGTGCACCGTCCTCATACAAGTCTTGTCATCAATTCTCCAGGGCACGGGCGATACGCGCACCCCGATGTTCGCGATGATCGGTGTCAACATTCTCCATGTCATTGTCGCCTATCCACTCATTTATGGACGATGGGGAATTCCCTCCCTGGGCCTCAAGGGTGCAGCCATCGCGGTCGGCCTCGCGGAAGCGACAGGTACCCTCTACCTGTTGTTACGGTGCCGCCCCATCTTGAAATCATCTTCCACACTCCGTCTCGACCTGATCCGATCGATCTGGAATGTCGGAGCGTCGGTCTCCGGTGAACGGATCGTCCAACAAGCGGGAATTTTCATCTACACCAAGCTGGTCTTGTTGTACGGCACCGTCGCCTATGCCGCCCACCAAGTCGGCTTGTCGATTGAATCACTCTCATTTTTGCCCGGGTACGGACTCGCCATCGCTGCCGCGACGATGGTGGGGCAAAGCATCGGAGCGGGGAAGTACGCCAGGGCCAAGCTGGAGAACTGGGAGGCTAATCGGATCGCCATTGTCCTGATGGCCTGCATGGGGATCATTTTCTTCTTTTTTCCTTATGCGCTGCTTCGTGCGTTCACGACCGATGAGGCGGTGATCGAGCTTGGGACCATGTTTTTGAAGATCGTCGCGTTATTACAAGTGCCGCTGGCGCTCACCATGGTCTTGGCCGGATCGTTGCGCGGCGCAGGCGACACCCGGTTTATCATGGGCGCCACTGTGATTGGCATGTGGGGCGTCCGGGTGCCGTTGGCGCTAATCGCCGCCCTCTGGATGCGTCAGTCGGTCCTTTATATCTGGGTGGCGATGATTGCGGACTGGACCGTGCGGATGGGATTGTTGCTCTGGCGATATCGATCGGAACGCTGGCGGAAAATTCAAGTGATTCGGTAA
- a CDS encoding bifunctional SulP family inorganic anion transporter/carbonic anhydrase, whose translation MSAMNGISLSTLAADAKAGLVVFFVALPLCLGIALASGAPLVSGLLAGIIGGIVVGMFSGSHTSVSGPAAGLTAIVAAQILSLGSFSVFLMAVIFAGFLQVVLGAAKGGFIAAFVPSSVIKGLLAAIGVIIVLKQIPHLVGHDPNPEGEMAFFQPNLETTFSEIFRMFGDFQLGSAMIGLGSIALLVLWDKWKPLKKSLVPPPVAVVLFGIGVAWWFEQLGDPWLIKASHLVQVPMASDLGELFGLLPRPDFSQWANPAIYTAGITLAVVASLETLLNLQAVDRLDSQQRTSPPSQELVAQGIGNMACGLVGGLPVTSVVIRGSVNVNAGGKTKLSALLHGMLLLISVPLIPTWLNAIPLSCLAAILLMTGIKLASPALIKQMWNDGRYQFIPFAITVAAIVFTDLLIGIVIGLVVAIGFILNSNMRRPVHRFVEKHLGGDVVHIKLADQVSFLNRAALSKVLDEVPRNGRVLLDARSTDYIDPDILDLIRDFKEQTGPVHGVEVSLVGFRNEYNFEDQIQYVDYSTRGLQDTITPLQVLQILKDGHERARTGRRLTRDFNRQVRAPAEAQHPLAVVLSCIDSPTPAERVFDLGMGDIFSVRIAGNISSRTVIASAEYGCAVAGAKLILVMGHTRCGAVTEAVKLLGSPQTATEAIGCEHFDYIVSNLQQAADQATGSAEPGRSIDETVAFVDVVASRNVARVVEQLRERSETIDGLMSKKRLAIVGAMYDVVTGGVEFLPDEVCESEEHGLPMSHRVVDDRR comes from the coding sequence ATGTCAGCAATGAACGGCATATCGTTGAGTACTCTCGCAGCTGACGCCAAAGCGGGCCTCGTTGTGTTTTTTGTGGCATTGCCCTTATGCCTGGGGATTGCGCTCGCTTCCGGCGCGCCGCTGGTGTCCGGGTTATTGGCCGGGATTATCGGCGGCATCGTGGTGGGAATGTTCAGCGGATCGCACACCAGCGTCAGCGGACCGGCCGCTGGTCTGACGGCAATCGTCGCCGCCCAAATCCTATCACTTGGGTCATTTTCCGTTTTTCTCATGGCTGTGATTTTTGCTGGGTTTCTTCAAGTCGTCCTGGGTGCGGCCAAGGGAGGATTCATCGCCGCGTTCGTTCCGTCCAGCGTGATCAAAGGGTTGCTAGCCGCGATCGGTGTGATCATTGTCTTGAAGCAAATTCCGCATCTCGTCGGCCATGATCCAAACCCTGAAGGAGAAATGGCCTTTTTCCAACCGAATCTCGAAACGACGTTTTCTGAGATTTTTCGTATGTTCGGTGATTTTCAGCTGGGCTCCGCCATGATAGGGCTGGGATCCATTGCGCTGCTCGTGCTTTGGGACAAGTGGAAGCCGCTGAAGAAGTCATTAGTTCCCCCTCCCGTCGCGGTGGTCCTCTTCGGGATCGGAGTGGCGTGGTGGTTTGAGCAACTCGGCGATCCCTGGCTCATCAAGGCGAGTCATTTGGTTCAAGTACCGATGGCGAGCGACTTGGGCGAACTCTTCGGGCTCCTTCCGCGGCCGGACTTCTCGCAGTGGGCGAATCCTGCAATCTATACTGCGGGTATTACCCTTGCCGTCGTGGCCTCTCTTGAAACCTTGCTGAATCTGCAGGCAGTCGATCGACTGGACTCGCAGCAACGGACCTCACCGCCGAGCCAGGAACTAGTGGCTCAAGGCATCGGAAATATGGCTTGCGGACTGGTCGGCGGACTTCCGGTCACGTCCGTGGTCATCCGCGGATCCGTCAACGTCAACGCCGGTGGAAAAACAAAACTGTCCGCGCTTCTTCACGGCATGTTGTTGTTGATCAGCGTTCCCCTCATACCCACATGGTTGAATGCTATTCCGTTATCTTGTCTGGCGGCCATCTTGCTGATGACCGGCATTAAACTGGCCAGCCCTGCTTTGATCAAGCAAATGTGGAACGATGGCCGTTACCAATTCATTCCGTTCGCGATCACGGTGGCGGCTATTGTGTTCACCGACCTCTTGATTGGTATCGTGATCGGACTCGTCGTGGCGATCGGCTTCATCCTGAACAGCAATATGCGCCGGCCGGTACACCGCTTTGTGGAGAAGCATCTAGGTGGTGATGTGGTGCACATCAAATTGGCCGACCAGGTGAGCTTCTTGAATCGTGCCGCCCTGTCGAAAGTGTTGGATGAAGTGCCCCGCAACGGCCGTGTTCTCCTGGACGCACGGAGCACCGACTACATCGATCCGGACATATTGGACTTGATCCGGGATTTCAAAGAACAAACGGGGCCTGTTCACGGTGTCGAAGTCAGTCTTGTCGGATTTCGGAATGAGTACAACTTTGAGGACCAGATTCAGTATGTGGATTATTCAACCCGCGGACTCCAAGACACCATCACGCCGCTCCAGGTTCTGCAAATTCTAAAAGACGGCCATGAACGAGCCCGTACCGGGCGGCGTCTGACGCGAGATTTCAACCGGCAAGTCCGGGCGCCGGCCGAGGCGCAGCATCCGTTAGCCGTTGTCCTCAGCTGCATCGATTCTCCGACGCCTGCAGAGCGAGTGTTTGACTTGGGTATGGGCGATATCTTCAGTGTCCGCATCGCCGGCAACATTTCAAGCCGAACGGTGATTGCCAGTGCGGAATACGGCTGCGCAGTAGCCGGAGCGAAACTCATTCTTGTCATGGGGCATACACGGTGCGGTGCGGTCACGGAGGCCGTCAAGCTCCTCGGTTCCCCGCAAACGGCGACCGAAGCGATCGGGTGCGAGCACTTCGATTACATCGTCAGCAATCTTCAGCAAGCGGCCGACCAAGCGACCGGATCAGCTGAGCCGGGGCGATCCATCGACGAAACAGTCGCGTTCGTCGATGTCGTTGCCAGCCGGAATGTTGCGCGAGTCGTTGAACAACTGCGGGAGAGAAGTGAAACGATCGACGGTCTTATGAGTAAGAAACGGCTCGCGATCGTTGGCGCGATGTACGACGTTGTCACGGGAGGAGTCGAGTTCTTGCCCGATGAGGTGTGTGAGAGCGAAGAACACGGACTACCGATGTCGCATCGAGTCGTGGACGATCGTCGCTGA
- a CDS encoding 2-dehydropantoate 2-reductase → MKQILIVGAGSVGGFFGAHLAKNNPDVAFLLRPKTLAAVRQNGLTIRSTNASFTVRPTAASDVRELPRPDLIILGVKAYDLDEVMGQLEPALTEHTVILTLQNGVDTEDRLIARINRDGVVGGVAYIYSKISAPGVIDHYKKGAVAIGELMGYESGRLLKIRDLFASAGIPCQLSKDIRRAKWEKMCWNCVFNPMTVLMNDRVAKALDHSEMMGVIRQIVGEVAAVAATLKVPLPSDMAERVVKASQEIRDIHTSMYDDWKAGRPTEIEYLNGFIVEQGRKLGIPVPVNEALTAMIQAMTDKERTGSGIVTIDGAVVQPLSFDHATMASLSAEHHVDISTVMPGMKGRGIRLSGLLDIPALSIGADHVAFHAADGKYSACLTLQQAKEYGVLVYELDGAALPEAKGGPFRLVTPGLGDLCANVKGVARIEITKGPGRDTRQTTCPPATQPD, encoded by the coding sequence ATGAAACAGATCTTGATCGTCGGAGCCGGGTCCGTGGGAGGGTTCTTTGGAGCCCACTTGGCCAAGAACAATCCAGATGTCGCATTCCTTCTCCGGCCAAAAACGCTCGCAGCCGTCCGCCAAAACGGATTGACGATTCGGAGCACGAACGCATCGTTCACGGTCCGACCGACGGCGGCGTCGGATGTGCGGGAGCTGCCGCGTCCCGATCTCATCATCCTCGGCGTCAAAGCGTACGATCTTGATGAAGTCATGGGGCAACTTGAGCCTGCGCTCACCGAACACACGGTGATTCTCACCTTGCAGAACGGTGTCGATACCGAAGACCGGCTCATTGCTCGAATCAATCGTGATGGCGTCGTCGGGGGAGTGGCCTATATCTATTCGAAGATTTCTGCGCCTGGGGTCATTGATCACTATAAGAAAGGGGCGGTGGCCATCGGCGAACTGATGGGATATGAGAGCGGTCGGCTTCTCAAAATCCGCGATCTCTTTGCCTCAGCCGGCATTCCCTGTCAGTTGTCGAAGGATATTCGGCGCGCCAAATGGGAGAAGATGTGCTGGAATTGCGTGTTCAATCCCATGACTGTGCTGATGAACGACAGAGTGGCCAAAGCGCTTGACCATTCCGAGATGATGGGCGTGATCCGGCAGATCGTCGGAGAAGTAGCGGCCGTTGCGGCGACGCTCAAAGTGCCCCTGCCCTCGGATATGGCCGAACGGGTCGTGAAGGCATCACAGGAAATTCGCGACATCCATACCTCCATGTATGACGATTGGAAAGCGGGGCGACCGACGGAGATTGAGTATTTGAACGGGTTTATCGTGGAGCAAGGGCGCAAGCTCGGCATTCCGGTTCCTGTGAATGAGGCCCTCACGGCAATGATCCAGGCAATGACCGACAAGGAGCGGACCGGTAGCGGCATCGTGACCATCGATGGGGCTGTTGTGCAGCCGCTATCCTTCGATCATGCGACGATGGCTTCATTATCGGCTGAGCATCACGTGGATATTTCGACGGTCATGCCGGGTATGAAGGGTCGGGGGATCCGTTTGAGCGGGCTGCTCGATATTCCGGCCTTGTCCATCGGGGCAGATCACGTGGCGTTTCATGCAGCGGACGGGAAGTACTCGGCCTGTCTCACACTACAACAGGCAAAGGAGTACGGGGTGTTGGTGTATGAACTCGATGGGGCAGCTTTACCGGAAGCCAAGGGCGGCCCATTTCGGCTCGTGACACCGGGGCTTGGCGATCTCTGCGCCAATGTCAAAGGCGTGGCCCGAATTGAAATCACCAAGGGACCTGGGCGCGACACAAGGCAAACAACTTGCCCACCGGCTACACAGCCTGACTGA
- the thiI gene encoding tRNA 4-thiouridine(8) synthase ThiI encodes MRCAIVHYHELALKGHNRDYFERCLIRNIRTSLKDTRIRRVENLHSRIRIWLPPEANLEVVRDRLKRVCGIANFSLGRVIPLQLSNPDLESLATAAVEESDARSFSTFRITARRADKRLTLTSMDIEKALGAAVCDRTGKKVSLKNPDLTMYVELLSRDAFCSAEKIEGPGGMPVGVSGNVACLTSGGIDSPVAVYRMVKRGCVAVFVHFSGRPLVSRASEDKVRDLVQTLTTYQYDSRLYVIPFGEIQREIVVNTPAPFRVVLYRRMMVRIAEELARREHCWALVTGDSLGQVASQTPQNLCAIEDAAELPILRPLIGMDKREIVDEAKRIGTYETSIEQDQDCCKLFVPPHPSTKTRIDDVRKIERMLDVVALVKQGLEKAELTEFSFPSPVEAIAKPYRPR; translated from the coding sequence ATGAGATGTGCCATTGTCCATTATCATGAGCTAGCTCTTAAAGGTCACAATCGTGACTACTTCGAGCGATGCCTCATTCGCAATATTCGCACTTCCCTCAAGGACACAAGAATCCGGCGGGTCGAGAACCTCCACAGTCGTATACGGATTTGGCTCCCGCCGGAAGCGAACCTCGAGGTGGTTCGTGACCGGCTGAAGCGGGTGTGTGGGATCGCAAATTTTTCGCTCGGCCGTGTCATTCCACTTCAGTTATCCAATCCTGACTTAGAGTCTCTCGCTACAGCCGCCGTCGAAGAGAGCGACGCACGATCTTTTTCCACCTTCAGGATCACAGCCCGACGGGCCGACAAACGCCTGACCTTGACGTCAATGGACATTGAAAAAGCGCTTGGTGCTGCGGTCTGCGACAGAACCGGCAAGAAAGTCAGTTTGAAGAACCCTGATTTGACGATGTATGTCGAGCTCCTCTCAAGAGACGCATTTTGCTCTGCCGAAAAGATCGAAGGACCTGGAGGGATGCCGGTGGGAGTCAGCGGGAACGTGGCGTGCCTTACTTCGGGAGGTATCGATTCACCGGTGGCTGTCTATCGCATGGTGAAACGCGGCTGTGTCGCCGTCTTCGTGCACTTTTCCGGCCGCCCCTTAGTCAGTCGAGCCTCTGAGGACAAGGTTCGTGATCTCGTACAAACCCTGACGACGTATCAATATGATTCCCGCCTCTATGTGATACCTTTCGGAGAGATCCAGCGTGAGATTGTCGTCAACACACCCGCCCCATTCCGTGTGGTGCTGTACCGGCGGATGATGGTTCGAATCGCCGAGGAACTGGCGAGGAGGGAGCATTGTTGGGCGCTGGTGACGGGCGATAGTCTGGGCCAGGTGGCCTCGCAAACACCTCAGAACCTCTGTGCTATTGAAGACGCAGCGGAATTGCCGATTCTCCGCCCGCTCATCGGAATGGATAAGCGCGAAATCGTCGATGAGGCAAAACGTATCGGCACGTACGAAACCTCAATCGAACAAGACCAGGACTGCTGCAAACTATTTGTGCCTCCCCACCCGAGCACCAAAACTCGTATCGACGATGTGCGAAAAATTGAGCGCATGCTGGATGTCGTGGCCTTGGTCAAACAAGGGCTAGAGAAGGCTGAGCTGACTGAATTTTCGTTTCCTTCTCCAGTTGAAGCCATTGCAAAACCTTATCGGCCAAGGTAA
- a CDS encoding carbonic anhydrase, translated as MEKLVKGFLKFRSEVFGNKKALFTRLSQSQAPRALFITCSDSRVDPTLLTQADPGELFILRNAGNLVPPYGSMQGGTTATIEYAMAVLKVPHIIVCGHTDCGVMKALLRPDDVQNLPAVKEWMGQAETTRRLMQEMYADIDGDNRLIKTTQENVHAQLEHLRTHPSVALQLRRGQVDLHGWVYSISTGDIWVYDFQSQEFDSLYEKAAPREAFADSLDTPCGKR; from the coding sequence ATGGAAAAGCTTGTCAAAGGCTTCTTGAAGTTTCGTAGTGAAGTGTTCGGGAATAAGAAAGCACTGTTCACGCGTCTGTCTCAAAGTCAGGCTCCTCGAGCACTCTTCATTACCTGTTCCGACTCGCGAGTCGACCCCACACTTCTGACACAGGCCGACCCGGGTGAGTTGTTTATTTTGAGAAATGCCGGGAACCTTGTGCCCCCGTATGGGTCGATGCAGGGCGGTACGACTGCGACAATCGAATACGCGATGGCGGTTTTGAAGGTGCCGCACATCATTGTCTGTGGCCATACGGATTGCGGTGTTATGAAGGCTCTGTTGCGTCCGGATGACGTACAGAACTTACCGGCGGTCAAAGAATGGATGGGGCAGGCCGAGACCACCAGACGATTGATGCAGGAGATGTATGCAGATATCGACGGCGACAATCGTCTCATCAAGACGACCCAGGAGAACGTCCACGCCCAACTGGAACACCTTCGCACACATCCGTCGGTAGCCCTTCAACTACGTAGAGGCCAAGTGGATCTTCATGGGTGGGTGTATTCCATTTCAACCGGGGATATATGGGTCTATGACTTTCAATCGCAGGAGTTTGACTCGCTGTACGAAAAGGCCGCACCTCGCGAGGCCTTTGCCGATAGTCTTGATACGCCATGCGGTAAGAGATGA
- the trxB gene encoding thioredoxin-disulfide reductase: MRNLVIIGSGPAGLTAAVYAARANLAPLLIEGWQAGGQLTTTTEVENYPGFAKGIMGPELMKEMRAQAERFGTVFRTGDVTAVDVKTRPFTVTVDGEDTVETKTLIVATGASPITLGLLNEKRLWGHGVSSCATCDGFFFKGKELVVVGGGDSAMEEAMFLTKFAAKVSVVHRRDKLRASKILQDRAMKNEKIAFVWNSVVEEVLGQNSVTGVRVKNIVTGKVWDLPSAGLFLAIGHRPNTALFIDQLKMTDTGYLITSHGTATSIPGVFAAGDVQDAHYRQAVTAAGTGCMAAIDAERFLESLSA; the protein is encoded by the coding sequence ATGCGCAACCTCGTGATCATTGGCTCTGGTCCCGCCGGGCTGACGGCAGCCGTTTATGCCGCCCGCGCAAATCTCGCTCCTCTGCTCATCGAAGGATGGCAGGCGGGTGGCCAACTCACGACCACCACCGAAGTTGAAAACTATCCCGGCTTTGCAAAAGGCATCATGGGTCCGGAATTGATGAAGGAGATGCGGGCCCAGGCGGAGCGGTTCGGCACGGTTTTTCGAACAGGCGACGTCACCGCAGTAGACGTCAAAACTCGACCGTTTACAGTGACGGTGGACGGTGAAGATACCGTGGAAACGAAGACCTTGATCGTTGCAACCGGTGCGTCTCCAATCACGCTGGGCCTCCTCAACGAAAAACGTTTGTGGGGGCATGGGGTTTCGAGCTGCGCAACGTGCGATGGGTTTTTCTTTAAAGGTAAGGAACTCGTCGTCGTGGGTGGTGGAGACAGCGCGATGGAAGAAGCGATGTTTCTCACCAAGTTCGCCGCCAAGGTATCAGTCGTTCATCGTCGGGACAAGCTGCGCGCGTCCAAGATCTTGCAAGACCGGGCTATGAAGAATGAGAAGATTGCATTTGTCTGGAACAGCGTTGTCGAAGAGGTGCTCGGGCAAAACAGCGTCACCGGCGTTCGGGTCAAGAATATTGTCACGGGAAAGGTTTGGGACCTGCCCTCAGCAGGCCTCTTTTTGGCGATCGGCCATCGCCCCAATACAGCTCTTTTCATTGATCAGCTGAAGATGACTGACACCGGCTATCTCATCACGAGTCACGGCACGGCGACAAGCATTCCCGGTGTGTTTGCTGCTGGAGACGTACAGGACGCCCATTATCGTCAAGCCGTGACGGCGGCCGGTACCGGCTGCATGGCTGCCATCGACGCTGAACGTTTCTTGGAATCGCTCAGCGCGTGA
- a CDS encoding NAD-dependent deacylase, translating into MSGGSNLTLLKEKLSSAGSITVLTGAGISADSGVPTFRGTDGLWRNFRAEDLATPEAFERDPRLVWEWYNWRRELIAAKLPNAAHNAVVELERRCADFWLITQNVDGLHRDAGSQKLTEIHGNIWKVRCTDCGTVDNNHDVPIAILPTCRRCGSLLRPHIVWFGESLLAEDIEHCSTVLRNCDVLLVIGTSGVVYPAAGFASIAKQAGAFVAEINLDSTPQSALVDLSLQGRAKEIVPLLLEPL; encoded by the coding sequence ATGTCTGGTGGATCGAATCTCACACTCTTGAAGGAAAAGCTTTCCTCCGCCGGATCGATTACTGTGTTGACCGGCGCGGGCATTTCCGCTGATAGCGGTGTGCCGACCTTTCGCGGCACGGACGGCTTGTGGCGCAACTTTCGAGCCGAGGACCTCGCAACACCGGAAGCTTTTGAGCGTGATCCCCGACTCGTCTGGGAGTGGTACAACTGGCGACGCGAACTGATCGCCGCAAAACTGCCGAATGCGGCTCACAACGCTGTGGTTGAACTCGAGCGGCGCTGCGCGGACTTTTGGCTGATCACTCAGAACGTGGATGGGTTGCATCGCGACGCAGGCTCACAGAAACTCACCGAGATTCATGGCAACATCTGGAAAGTTCGCTGCACTGATTGTGGCACGGTGGACAACAACCACGACGTGCCCATTGCCATCTTGCCTACGTGTCGGCGTTGCGGGTCGTTGCTCCGCCCACACATCGTCTGGTTCGGCGAATCCCTGCTTGCCGAGGACATCGAGCACTGCTCTACGGTGCTCCGAAACTGCGATGTTCTGCTCGTCATTGGGACGTCGGGGGTCGTCTATCCAGCAGCGGGATTCGCATCGATCGCGAAACAGGCCGGCGCGTTCGTCGCCGAAATCAATCTCGATTCCACGCCACAATCAGCGCTGGTCGATCTGTCGCTGCAAGGCCGCGCAAAAGAGATCGTACCGTTATTGCTCGAGCCGCTGTAA
- a CDS encoding dephospho-CoA kinase produces the protein MILVGLTGGLAAGKSTVANMFQACGAVVIDADELARKVVQPGQPAWRDIVRRFGKSILNSDGTINRQRLGQTVFHDKTKLRQLERIIHPRVAREQARLTKQAAQRDPDAVVVYDVPLLFEAGIHTRVDTIIVVSADQKTQLARLKKRNGLTGAEALRRIHSQMPLAMKRRRADYVLDGTKTRSNLAQDVARLFMHFKSPSHSIASPK, from the coding sequence ATGATTCTGGTTGGACTCACGGGAGGCCTCGCCGCCGGGAAAAGTACCGTCGCGAACATGTTTCAGGCGTGCGGCGCCGTCGTGATCGATGCCGACGAATTGGCTCGAAAGGTCGTCCAGCCCGGCCAGCCGGCCTGGCGAGACATCGTTCGCCGATTTGGAAAATCCATCCTGAACTCTGACGGAACGATCAATCGGCAGAGATTAGGCCAGACCGTGTTTCATGACAAGACGAAACTCAGGCAACTCGAGCGAATCATCCATCCTCGCGTCGCGCGCGAGCAGGCCAGGCTGACAAAGCAAGCAGCTCAGCGAGACCCGGATGCTGTCGTGGTGTACGATGTTCCCTTGCTCTTCGAAGCCGGCATCCACACACGCGTCGATACGATTATCGTCGTCTCCGCCGATCAGAAAACTCAATTAGCGCGCCTCAAGAAGCGTAATGGCCTCACCGGCGCCGAGGCTCTCCGCCGAATCCATAGCCAGATGCCGCTCGCGATGAAACGGCGCCGTGCAGACTATGTGCTCGACGGAACAAAGACGCGTTCAAACCTTGCTCAAGATGTCGCCCGACTTTTTATGCACTTCAAATCTCCGTCGCACTCCATAGCCTCTCCAAAATAG
- a CDS encoding DUF2779 domain-containing protein, translating to MMMADSRNGFSGASTPPRLSKSKFLSGLQCHKRVYLEIHHPELATPPDASTQAILDMGTEIGILAQARFHGGVLVKAGYRQRQTAIAETAALLQDPSVTAIFEGAFEYDGVVVRVDVLERIPTDEQVSPSWRLIEVKSSTRVKEVHLDDLSVQSYVVQGAGVRLEAVGLMHIDTRYLYKGGEIDLRALFSIEDVSEAMTHRRGQVPEKLAAMKAVLSAPQAPVIEPAQHCHTPYDCPFWSHCTREKPPRWIHYLPGKKEIVSQLVQQGITTIDEIPDGIKLSDAQRRVKDNVEWISLNLRQTLRSVRYPVHHVDIETVMLAAPRFPSTRPYQPIPVQWSNHIELESGEVSHQEFLHIEASEPRRRWAEALIESLGDKGSIVVYSAYEEAVIRQLVETFPEFKSAFNAIVKRLWDLLPVIKSHYYHPAFNGSYSIKSVLPAVVPSLGYDDLAIREGGQAAAQYYQMVFLETDWVERAAIQDALLRYCARDTLAMVELRRVLDQKANGVISPQGLTTK from the coding sequence ATGATGATGGCCGATTCTCGCAACGGATTCTCCGGCGCTTCCACACCTCCTCGCTTGTCGAAATCAAAATTTCTTTCAGGTTTGCAATGTCACAAGCGGGTATACCTGGAAATTCATCATCCTGAATTGGCGACGCCGCCGGATGCGTCGACCCAAGCGATCCTGGATATGGGGACCGAAATCGGCATCCTCGCACAAGCGCGTTTTCACGGCGGCGTACTGGTGAAGGCGGGATACCGTCAGCGGCAAACGGCAATCGCAGAGACCGCAGCCCTGCTTCAAGATCCTTCCGTCACGGCCATCTTTGAAGGAGCGTTCGAATATGACGGGGTGGTTGTACGGGTCGATGTTTTAGAGCGGATTCCAACGGATGAGCAGGTCTCGCCATCCTGGCGTTTGATTGAAGTGAAGTCATCGACAAGAGTGAAGGAGGTCCACCTCGACGACCTATCCGTTCAAAGCTATGTTGTACAAGGCGCCGGAGTGAGGCTCGAGGCCGTAGGCCTCATGCATATCGATACACGATACCTCTACAAAGGCGGAGAGATTGATCTGCGGGCGCTGTTTTCGATTGAAGATGTATCGGAAGCCATGACACATCGGCGAGGACAGGTTCCGGAGAAGTTGGCTGCTATGAAAGCCGTCTTGTCGGCGCCGCAGGCACCGGTGATCGAGCCGGCTCAGCATTGTCACACTCCCTATGACTGTCCCTTCTGGTCTCATTGCACGCGAGAGAAACCGCCGCGCTGGATCCATTACTTGCCGGGGAAAAAGGAGATTGTGAGCCAGCTCGTGCAACAGGGCATCACGACAATCGACGAAATTCCGGATGGAATAAAACTGTCGGATGCCCAACGAAGAGTCAAAGACAATGTCGAATGGATCTCATTGAACTTGCGACAGACCCTGCGTTCAGTGAGGTATCCTGTGCATCACGTGGATATTGAGACCGTCATGTTGGCGGCACCACGGTTTCCTTCGACCCGGCCGTATCAGCCTATTCCTGTTCAATGGTCCAATCACATCGAGCTGGAATCCGGCGAAGTGTCGCACCAGGAGTTTCTTCACATCGAGGCGTCGGAGCCTCGCAGGCGTTGGGCTGAAGCGTTGATCGAATCGCTGGGCGATAAAGGCAGTATCGTCGTGTACTCAGCTTATGAGGAAGCCGTCATACGCCAACTTGTGGAGACCTTTCCTGAGTTCAAGTCGGCGTTCAACGCGATTGTGAAGCGGCTCTGGGACCTGCTTCCCGTCATCAAAAGTCACTATTATCATCCCGCCTTCAACGGATCGTACTCGATTAAATCTGTGTTGCCGGCGGTCGTGCCATCCCTGGGATATGACGACCTCGCGATTCGAGAAGGAGGGCAGGCAGCCGCTCAATACTACCAGATGGTGTTTCTGGAAACCGACTGGGTGGAACGGGCTGCGATCCAGGACGCTCTGTTACGGTACTGCGCGAGAGATACATTGGCGATGGTGGAATTGCGGAGAGTACTGGACCAGAAGGCCAATGGTGTGATCTCGCCACAAGGCCTCACGACGAAATAA